A stretch of Alkaliphilus flagellatus DNA encodes these proteins:
- a CDS encoding HlyD family efflux transporter periplasmic adaptor subunit yields the protein MSQAKEKKRIKKRRARKKGPYIIVLIIVLYFISRMPPLLLASSQSTYPAEYGKIEKNIEAIGYVAREEKIFTSVGKGDVKYFVSEGEKVAKGEKLAEVYLDRLDDKSRKDLESINSRLQNIKEKQDDKNIFQGDIQKLEQQISTLLKSIQQDLNDERYDRITSMKEELEDLLNKKSIIVGEKSFSGKNISQLEQQKVQLEDKVNSSIQVIYSDSPGFVAMGSDGFEELLNYKTLHEINSDQLKMLKNAKLNLPSKDLEENAPVIRIVENYKWSIIVELDAKQADTIEKGKVVRIRPTDKNKELRATVRNIIEEENKKIVIFDLNEFIDDFYNIRTLTVEIIQSRYEGVMVANSSIVEKDGIKGVYTVDVNGIAKFKPIKIKTSNQEYSILHHGYFEAKSKDNPEKTERVNTINLYDEIVMNGNKANEGQRVR from the coding sequence TTGAGTCAGGCTAAAGAAAAGAAGAGAATTAAAAAAAGAAGAGCTAGGAAAAAAGGTCCATATATAATTGTTCTTATAATTGTTCTATACTTCATTTCCAGAATGCCACCTCTACTTTTAGCATCATCACAAAGTACATATCCAGCTGAATATGGAAAGATTGAAAAAAATATAGAAGCTATAGGCTATGTTGCAAGAGAAGAAAAAATATTTACAAGTGTTGGAAAAGGTGATGTAAAGTACTTTGTTTCAGAAGGAGAAAAGGTCGCAAAGGGAGAAAAGCTAGCTGAAGTATATTTAGATCGCTTGGATGATAAATCTAGAAAAGACTTAGAATCTATTAACTCTAGATTGCAAAATATTAAAGAAAAACAAGACGATAAAAATATTTTTCAAGGCGATATTCAAAAACTTGAACAGCAAATATCGACTTTATTAAAATCTATTCAACAAGATTTAAATGATGAAAGATACGATAGAATAACTTCTATGAAGGAAGAGCTTGAGGATTTACTAAATAAAAAAAGTATTATTGTTGGTGAAAAGAGCTTTTCAGGAAAAAATATAAGTCAATTGGAGCAGCAAAAGGTTCAACTAGAAGATAAGGTAAATTCTTCGATTCAGGTAATTTATAGTGATTCCCCAGGTTTTGTTGCCATGGGTAGCGATGGATTTGAGGAATTATTAAACTATAAAACACTACATGAAATTAATAGCGATCAGTTAAAAATGTTAAAGAATGCCAAGTTAAATCTTCCTTCAAAAGACCTTGAGGAAAATGCTCCGGTTATTAGAATTGTAGAAAATTATAAATGGAGCATTATTGTAGAACTTGATGCTAAGCAGGCTGATACAATAGAAAAAGGCAAGGTTGTTAGAATAAGGCCTACAGATAAAAATAAAGAGCTTAGAGCTACTGTTCGTAATATTATTGAAGAAGAGAATAAAAAAATAGTAATATTTGATTTAAATGAATTTATAGATGATTTTTATAATATACGAACATTAACAGTAGAGATTATACAAAGCCGATATGAAGGAGTAATGGTTGCTAATTCATCTATAGTAGAAAAAGATGGAATAAAAGGAGTATATACTGTAGATGTTAATGGTATAGCTAAGTTTAAGCCAATAAAGATTAAAACTTCAAATCAAGAATATTCTATACTTCATCATGGCTATTTTGAAGCTAAGTCTAAAGACAATCCTGAAAAGACTGAGAGGGTAAATACAATTAATCTTTATGATGAAATAGTAATGAATGGTAATAAAGCTAATGAAGGACAAAGAGTAAGATAA
- a CDS encoding YggT family protein gives MFEPQVIAMALYYLVRLINILILIRIILPWISPNPSNPIVQFIYGVTEPILAPARSIINGVFGYTGFLDFSPLLAMLIIQGVYILILRML, from the coding sequence TTGTTTGAACCACAAGTGATAGCAATGGCTTTATACTATTTAGTTAGACTTATCAATATTTTAATTTTAATTAGAATTATTTTACCATGGATAAGTCCCAACCCATCAAACCCTATTGTGCAATTTATATATGGTGTAACGGAGCCGATTTTAGCACCAGCTCGTAGTATCATTAATGGTGTATTTGGATATACTGGATTTTTAGATTTTTCTCCTCTATTAGCAATGTTGATAATTCAAGGAGTATACATTCTAATTTTAAGAATGTTATAA
- a CDS encoding YlmH family RNA-binding protein, whose amino-acid sequence MLDKEKLLEHVQEQTLKDVMLKILDKADGVLKRHDVKSTDFLTPYETKAACDLLNGIQDIKYIVTGGYEEAERKAMVLFPDYLDEYTVDAPIVAFEIKSTSQFEHLDHRDYLGAILGMGLKREKIGDIIVHNNTCQVVVNSSLKDYILYNLSKVGNASVKVKELKLDEITPSQIEYKQINGNVASLRLDAVLSLAFKVSRTEAQSLISKERVSVNWMQVTKSSYEVMEKDIISLKGKGRVIIASIEGKTKSERILIKLHKPI is encoded by the coding sequence GTGTTAGATAAGGAAAAACTATTAGAGCATGTTCAAGAACAAACATTAAAAGATGTAATGCTTAAGATACTAGATAAAGCTGATGGTGTACTTAAAAGGCATGACGTTAAATCTACAGATTTCCTAACTCCCTATGAAACAAAGGCAGCATGTGACTTACTAAATGGTATTCAAGATATAAAATATATAGTAACAGGCGGATATGAGGAAGCTGAAAGAAAGGCAATGGTTCTTTTTCCTGATTATTTAGATGAGTATACGGTAGATGCTCCTATAGTTGCATTTGAGATTAAGAGCACATCTCAATTTGAACATTTAGATCATAGGGATTATTTAGGTGCAATTTTAGGTATGGGACTAAAACGTGAAAAAATTGGAGATATTATAGTACATAACAATACATGTCAAGTAGTAGTAAATAGTAGCCTTAAGGATTATATTTTATATAATTTAAGCAAGGTTGGTAATGCTTCTGTAAAAGTAAAAGAGTTAAAATTAGATGAAATCACTCCATCTCAAATAGAGTATAAACAAATTAATGGAAATGTAGCTTCTCTCAGATTAGATGCAGTATTAAGTCTAGCTTTTAAAGTTTCGAGGACAGAAGCTCAAAGCTTAATATCTAAGGAGAGGGTCAGCGTTAATTGGATGCAAGTTACAAAGTCTTCCTATGAAGTTATGGAGAAGGATATTATATCTCTTAAAGGAAAGGGTAGAGTAATAATAGCTTCAATAGAAGGAAAAACTAAATCTGAAAGAATTTTAATTAAATTACATAAACCTATTTAA
- a CDS encoding YggS family pyridoxal phosphate-dependent enzyme — protein MTLEKNIEDVLDRVERAAIASNRNPEEVKLIAVTKTVDIDIMKRAIEYGIVHVGENKVQELVRKYEAIGPVVKWHLIGHLQRNKVKYIIDKVDLIHSLDSYRLAEEIDKRAKEINRVVECLLQVNVSGEESKYGISVKGAKELLKEIVILNNVKIVGLMTMAPHVENQEETRQYFSALKTLSEEISEIGLENVEMKYLSMGMSNDFEIAIEEGASLIRVGSSIFGERDYSK, from the coding sequence TTGACATTAGAAAAAAATATTGAAGATGTCTTAGATAGGGTAGAAAGGGCAGCAATTGCTTCCAATCGAAATCCTGAGGAGGTTAAATTAATAGCTGTAACTAAAACCGTAGATATAGATATTATGAAAAGGGCTATAGAATATGGTATTGTACATGTAGGAGAAAACAAAGTACAGGAGTTAGTAAGAAAGTATGAAGCAATTGGTCCTGTGGTAAAGTGGCATCTAATTGGACATCTTCAGCGTAACAAAGTTAAATATATTATTGATAAGGTAGACCTTATCCATTCCTTAGACTCTTACAGATTGGCTGAGGAAATTGATAAAAGGGCTAAGGAGATAAACCGTGTTGTTGAATGTTTGCTGCAAGTAAATGTATCAGGTGAAGAAAGCAAATATGGTATAAGTGTTAAAGGTGCAAAGGAACTTTTGAAGGAAATTGTTATTCTTAATAATGTAAAGATTGTTGGATTAATGACAATGGCCCCCCATGTAGAGAATCAGGAGGAAACTAGACAATATTTTAGCGCATTGAAGACTTTATCGGAAGAAATCTCTGAAATAGGTTTAGAAAATGTTGAAATGAAATATTTATCCATGGGAATGTCTAATGACTTTGAAATTGCTATAGAGGAGGGGGCAAGTCTTATACGAGTTGGAAGTTCTATATTTGGCGAAAGAGATTACTCTAAGTAG
- a CDS encoding cell division protein SepF, whose protein sequence is MSAKIIDKVKVFMGFDVFEEEEIEDEIIEEEEELIPVVNNKRNKVVNIHTTTQMKVVLYEPTNFEEAPSIVDNLKNRKPVIINLENIEPDLAKKFFDFLNGALYALDGSIQKVSSGIFLLAPNNVDISGNIKEELKNKGVFPWQK, encoded by the coding sequence ATGTCAGCAAAGATAATTGATAAAGTTAAGGTATTTATGGGGTTTGATGTTTTTGAGGAAGAAGAAATAGAAGATGAAATAATAGAAGAGGAAGAAGAATTAATTCCGGTTGTAAATAATAAGAGAAACAAAGTTGTTAATATACATACTACTACTCAAATGAAGGTTGTACTTTATGAACCAACTAATTTTGAAGAAGCGCCAAGTATTGTTGATAATTTGAAAAATAGAAAACCAGTAATTATTAATTTAGAAAATATTGAACCTGATTTGGCCAAAAAGTTTTTTGACTTTTTAAATGGAGCTCTATATGCACTAGATGGAAGTATTCAGAAGGTTTCTTCAGGAATTTTTCTACTAGCACCAAATAATGTAGATATTTCTGGCAATATTAAAGAAGAGTTAAAAAATAAAGGTGTATTTCCTTGGCAAAAATAA
- a CDS encoding MBL fold metallo-hydrolase, translated as MELINIKSNLGYIENSCNIGYIVIGEDVILIDSGLEDAVAKKILKLLDGEGYKVKAVINTHSHADHCGGNYYMQNKLGALIYAPEFESAIIENPYLEPIYLSAGATPLKELTGKFLMAKPSKVNYIINRTDTKLNIDSVVLDVVPLLGHAINHIGIGIDNVLFCGDSILNEMLLTKHKIPFNVNIEEQIKTLNFLRESKYQVYIPSHCSPMNKEELIKAVDENLRTLEDINNIIVENLKTYKSLEEIEYHLFKHYEIAITNLTQYSLLKTAIVAHVNYLFNQKRVIKTVENNKICWMNATL; from the coding sequence ATGGAGCTCATTAATATTAAAAGTAATTTAGGGTATATTGAAAATTCATGTAATATAGGTTATATTGTTATTGGCGAAGATGTAATATTAATAGATAGTGGTCTTGAGGATGCAGTTGCTAAAAAGATACTTAAACTTTTAGATGGTGAAGGTTATAAAGTAAAGGCTGTTATTAATACCCATTCTCATGCAGATCATTGTGGCGGTAACTATTATATGCAAAACAAATTAGGGGCATTAATCTATGCTCCAGAATTTGAATCAGCAATTATAGAAAATCCATATTTAGAGCCTATATATCTTTCTGCGGGAGCTACACCTTTAAAGGAGCTTACGGGTAAGTTTCTTATGGCTAAGCCTTCAAAGGTAAACTATATTATTAATAGAACTGATACAAAGCTAAATATCGATTCAGTTGTTTTAGATGTTGTGCCATTATTAGGTCATGCTATTAACCATATAGGTATTGGTATAGATAACGTATTGTTCTGTGGAGATTCTATTCTTAATGAAATGCTGCTAACAAAGCATAAGATTCCATTTAATGTAAACATAGAGGAACAAATTAAAACATTAAATTTTTTGCGAGAAAGCAAGTACCAAGTTTATATTCCTTCCCATTGCTCTCCAATGAATAAGGAAGAACTTATTAAGGCAGTGGACGAAAATTTAAGAACATTAGAAGATATAAATAATATTATAGTAGAAAATTTGAAAACTTATAAATCATTAGAGGAGATTGAATACCATCTTTTTAAACATTATGAAATAGCAATCACAAACCTTACTCAATATTCTCTATTAAAAACAGCAATAGTAGCTCATGTTAACTATTTATTTAATCAAAAGCGTGTAATTAAAACAGTAGAAAATAACAAAATTTGTTGGATGAATGCGACTCTATAG